In Thermotoga sp. Ku-13t, one genomic interval encodes:
- a CDS encoding 2-oxoacid:ferredoxin oxidoreductase subunit beta, translating to MKVEALQEYLRSERWPTIWCPGCGNGIVLKAFLQAVHELGLSKDRIAAVSGIGCSSRATGYIDFNTLHTLHGRAIAFATGVKLAKPDFHVVVLGGDGDILAIGGNHFIHACRRNIDLTIIVFNNMIYGMTGGQVSPTTPVEKVASTAPFGNTEPPFDTVKMAIAAGATYVARATVYHYPLLVQYIKHALSHRGTAVVEAMTNCHTYYGRYNKIGDAAQMIEYFKKNSVTFERAKNMSQEELKDKIVIGEFHVEERPTLLDRYKRIIETVRKE from the coding sequence TTGAAGGTTGAGGCTCTGCAGGAATATTTGAGGAGCGAAAGGTGGCCAACCATATGGTGCCCGGGCTGTGGTAACGGTATCGTGCTCAAAGCGTTTCTTCAGGCAGTCCACGAGCTGGGATTGAGTAAAGACAGAATAGCCGCGGTTTCCGGAATAGGATGTTCTTCGCGTGCAACCGGTTACATAGACTTCAATACACTGCACACGCTTCACGGAAGAGCGATAGCGTTTGCGACCGGTGTAAAGCTCGCAAAGCCCGATTTCCACGTTGTTGTACTCGGAGGAGATGGGGACATCCTCGCGATCGGAGGCAATCACTTCATCCACGCCTGCAGGAGAAACATAGACCTGACGATCATCGTCTTCAACAATATGATCTACGGAATGACGGGTGGACAGGTTTCGCCCACAACGCCCGTCGAGAAGGTTGCGTCCACAGCCCCGTTCGGGAACACAGAACCACCGTTCGACACCGTGAAAATGGCCATCGCTGCTGGTGCAACTTACGTGGCGAGAGCGACAGTGTACCATTATCCACTGCTGGTACAATACATAAAGCACGCGCTGAGCCACCGCGGGACCGCGGTCGTGGAAGCCATGACGAACTGCCATACCTATTATGGCCGCTACAACAAAATCGGAGATGCGGCGCAAATGATCGAATACTTCAAGAAGAACTCCGTCACTTTTGAAAGAGCAAAAAACATGAGCCAGGAAGAACTCAAAGACAAGATAGTCATTGGAGAATTCCACGTGGAAGAGAGACCGACTCTCCTGGACAGGTACAAAAGGATCATCGAAACCGTGAGAAAGGAGTGA
- a CDS encoding dCMP deaminase family protein yields the protein MKQDLTTRLEEYLKNLNFSKSHDNRVSWDVYFMRISRMVSERSTCLHRKVGALIVRENRILATGYNQPPSGFPHCDSIGCIRDALSIASGKNQEICFGLHAEQNALMQAAKFGISTRGATIYVTTKPCSVCARLIINAGIVRVVYEQNYPDPLTDYFFSTCEITVDRVIGGEPVEG from the coding sequence ATGAAACAGGATCTCACGACCCGATTGGAGGAGTACCTTAAAAATCTGAACTTCTCAAAATCCCACGACAACAGAGTGTCCTGGGACGTTTATTTCATGCGCATCAGCCGCATGGTGAGTGAGCGTTCCACTTGCTTGCACAGAAAGGTTGGCGCACTCATCGTGCGAGAGAACAGAATATTAGCGACAGGATACAACCAGCCACCGTCAGGCTTTCCGCATTGCGATTCCATCGGTTGCATACGAGACGCACTGTCGATAGCTTCGGGAAAAAATCAGGAGATCTGTTTTGGCCTGCACGCAGAGCAAAACGCCCTCATGCAGGCGGCGAAGTTTGGAATATCCACTCGGGGAGCTACTATCTACGTAACGACGAAACCATGTTCTGTCTGCGCACGTTTGATCATCAACGCGGGTATCGTGAGGGTCGTGTACGAGCAGAATTATCCCGATCCCTTGACGGATTACTTTTTCAGCACCTGTGAGATCACTGTTGACAGAGTGATTGGAGGTGAACCAGTTGAAGGTTGA
- a CDS encoding cupin domain-containing protein, translating to MNIGEKIRRLRMSRGLTQEELAVRTDLSRSFISQLESNKTSLSLDTLEKILRALGTDLKSFFSDLDEEKIVFKKEDRVPLYDQPEGVAAYLLMSDVETKKVDPVLVVLGPGAQTEEEGYHEGDEFGYVLQGKVDLWLDGVRYRLSQGDCFYYKADKKHMLKNPSKKKEAVVLWIEID from the coding sequence ATGAACATCGGTGAAAAGATCAGAAGGTTGAGGATGTCCAGAGGCTTGACACAGGAAGAACTCGCGGTGCGAACCGATCTTTCAAGAAGTTTCATATCGCAGCTGGAGAGCAACAAAACGTCGTTGTCTCTGGACACGCTCGAGAAAATACTCAGGGCGCTGGGTACGGATCTGAAATCGTTCTTTTCCGACTTGGACGAGGAGAAGATCGTGTTCAAGAAAGAGGATAGGGTCCCACTTTACGATCAACCGGAGGGTGTTGCCGCCTATCTGTTGATGAGCGATGTGGAGACGAAAAAGGTGGATCCAGTGCTCGTTGTGCTTGGGCCTGGGGCCCAAACTGAAGAAGAAGGTTACCACGAAGGAGACGAGTTCGGTTACGTTCTGCAGGGCAAGGTGGATCTCTGGTTGGACGGTGTGAGATACAGACTCTCACAGGGAGATTGCTTCTACTACAAGGCTGACAAGAAACACATGCTCAAGAATCCGAGCAAGAAGAAGGAGGCCGTGGTCCTCTGGATCGAAATAGACTGA
- the speD gene encoding adenosylmethionine decarboxylase, which produces MEKSLGRHLIAEFYECDPRAIDDVEYVKEKMKNAALNAGATIVGSSFHRFLPYGVSGVVVISESHLTIHTWPEYGYAAIDLFTCGDDTDPWKAFEYLKQAFKAKRTQVFEHRRGDYKMIGIPFEASHKAVKGGVKHE; this is translated from the coding sequence ATGGAGAAAAGCCTGGGTAGGCACTTGATCGCAGAATTTTATGAGTGTGATCCTCGCGCGATCGACGACGTGGAATACGTCAAAGAAAAGATGAAGAACGCTGCGCTGAACGCTGGCGCGACGATCGTTGGTAGTTCGTTCCACCGGTTCCTCCCCTACGGAGTGAGCGGTGTGGTGGTTATCAGCGAGTCACACCTGACGATCCACACGTGGCCGGAGTATGGTTATGCGGCGATCGATCTGTTCACGTGCGGCGATGACACAGACCCATGGAAGGCGTTCGAATATTTGAAGCAGGCGTTCAAGGCGAAGAGGACCCAGGTATTCGAACATCGCAGAGGAGATTACAAGATGATCGGTATACCTTTCGAAGCCTCACACAAGGCCGTCAAAGGAGGAGTAAAACATGAATGA
- the speE gene encoding polyamine aminopropyltransferase yields the protein MNEKLLAGKHLWYFEYYTGGDVGLFMKIARVVHSEQTPIQRIDIFDNPTLGRVFALDGITMTTDKDEFMYHEMLAHVPMFTHPCPKDVLIIGGGDGGTLREVLRHPEVERVVLCEVDRRVVEVSKQYLKTGEAFNSGKVELVFENGAEYIKKVKNQFDVIIIDSTDPTAGEGGHLFTQEFYKACFEALKDGGIMNAEAENALYDFSWTKIAYRRIKSVFPVVRTYAGFMTTYPSGFWLYIFASKGLDPIKDYRFEAAKAMSEELKYYNEELHKACFVLPNFVRRTLEGSL from the coding sequence ATGAATGAAAAGTTGCTTGCCGGCAAGCATCTGTGGTACTTCGAGTACTACACCGGCGGTGACGTCGGGCTTTTCATGAAAATCGCACGGGTAGTTCACTCTGAGCAAACACCGATCCAGAGGATAGACATCTTCGACAACCCGACGCTGGGCAGGGTGTTCGCTCTGGACGGCATCACGATGACCACAGACAAAGATGAATTCATGTACCACGAGATGCTCGCGCATGTGCCCATGTTCACCCATCCATGCCCGAAAGATGTGCTCATCATAGGTGGAGGGGACGGGGGTACGTTGAGGGAAGTTCTGAGGCATCCAGAGGTCGAACGTGTGGTGCTGTGCGAAGTCGACAGGCGGGTGGTAGAGGTTTCCAAGCAGTATTTGAAGACCGGAGAAGCGTTCAACAGCGGTAAAGTTGAGCTCGTCTTCGAGAACGGTGCCGAATACATCAAGAAGGTGAAGAATCAATTCGATGTCATCATAATCGACTCGACCGACCCGACGGCAGGTGAGGGTGGCCATCTGTTCACTCAGGAATTTTACAAAGCGTGCTTCGAGGCGTTGAAAGATGGGGGAATCATGAACGCAGAGGCGGAAAACGCCCTTTACGATTTCAGCTGGACGAAGATAGCGTACAGGAGGATCAAGAGCGTCTTCCCAGTTGTCAGGACGTACGCAGGTTTCATGACGACGTATCCATCAGGTTTCTGGCTGTATATCTTCGCATCGAAAGGGCTGGATCCAATAAAGGACTACAGGTTCGAGGCTGCGAAGGCTATGTCGGAAGAATTGAAGTATTACAACGAAGAGTTGCACAAGGCGTGTTTTGTACTTCCGAATTTCGTCAGAAGGACGTTAGAGGGAAGCCTGTGA
- a CDS encoding 50S ribosomal protein L11 methyltransferase produces MRNRTTLEWLLTCPDPEGIEEFLLGLNFLNFAIELTEKGSMLRVYTSDEDTIKKLQERFGCELLEKRSTRERDWFVYLKLKPFEIVPGIWIDPTHRFKKGAIVIKMRPSAAFGTGDHPTTKLVARLMYNYLKSKDRVLDVGCGTGILSIIAKKLGAKKVVAVDNDPIAIEIARRFSRLNRVQIEVGLSDLLENVSGTFDVVVANLTSNLVISLLGQIDRVIHHRSVIIVSGIPSTDAERIKNVAQENFQILEEAELENWKAFAMRKF; encoded by the coding sequence GTGAGAAACAGAACAACGCTCGAATGGTTGTTGACGTGCCCCGACCCAGAAGGAATTGAGGAGTTCCTTCTGGGTCTTAATTTTTTGAATTTTGCGATCGAACTCACGGAGAAAGGTTCTATGCTCCGAGTTTATACCTCCGATGAAGACACGATCAAAAAGCTCCAGGAACGGTTCGGTTGCGAGTTGCTGGAGAAAAGATCTACCCGGGAACGCGACTGGTTCGTTTACTTAAAACTGAAACCATTCGAGATCGTTCCAGGAATCTGGATAGATCCAACTCACAGGTTCAAGAAGGGCGCGATAGTGATCAAGATGAGACCCAGTGCCGCTTTCGGCACAGGAGACCATCCCACGACCAAGCTGGTGGCGCGTTTGATGTACAACTATCTGAAGAGCAAAGACCGTGTGCTCGATGTCGGTTGCGGTACCGGGATCCTCTCCATCATCGCTAAGAAGCTCGGTGCGAAAAAGGTCGTTGCCGTTGACAACGATCCGATCGCGATAGAGATAGCCCGTCGCTTTTCCCGCCTCAACCGTGTCCAGATAGAGGTTGGGCTGTCCGATCTGCTTGAAAACGTCTCAGGAACGTTCGACGTCGTGGTTGCGAATTTGACGAGCAATTTGGTAATATCACTGTTAGGACAGATCGACAGGGTGATTCACCACAGATCGGTAATCATCGTGTCCGGTATTCCCAGTACTGATGCCGAAAGGATAAAGAACGTGGCACAGGAAAACTTCCAGATCCTGGAGGAGGCCGAACTGGAAAATTGGAAAGCGTTCGCCATGAGGAAGTTTTGA
- a CDS encoding DUF501 domain-containing protein, producing the protein MESVRHEEVLILEKQLRRKPLGVKRIVLSCEHGFPVVIENTCEINGKPFPTLFWLVCPKLCKEISRLEALGWIDRFEALIREDLEFEKAYIEAHAQVRKLRDMNIKDENVRKILSRLGTGGIRNLKSVKCLHLHVADYLAGIRNPVGERVFKMIDQPFCRSDKIICRELHS; encoded by the coding sequence TTGGAAAGCGTTCGCCATGAGGAAGTTTTGATCCTTGAAAAGCAGTTGAGAAGGAAACCACTCGGTGTAAAAAGGATAGTGCTCAGCTGTGAGCACGGCTTTCCTGTGGTCATAGAGAACACGTGCGAGATCAACGGAAAACCTTTTCCAACGCTTTTCTGGCTGGTGTGTCCAAAACTCTGTAAAGAAATATCGCGCCTGGAAGCGCTCGGCTGGATCGACAGATTCGAAGCACTCATTCGTGAAGATCTGGAGTTCGAGAAAGCATACATCGAAGCGCACGCTCAGGTGAGGAAACTGAGAGACATGAACATAAAAGATGAGAACGTGAGAAAGATTCTTTCCCGGCTCGGTACAGGCGGCATACGTAACCTGAAGAGTGTTAAGTGCCTGCATCTGCACGTCGCAGATTATCTCGCTGGCATAAGGAATCCTGTCGGGGAAAGAGTTTTCAAGATGATAGATCAACCCTTCTGTCGCAGTGACAAGATCATCTGTCGTGAACTTCATTCGTAG
- a CDS encoding sigma-70 family RNA polymerase sigma factor yields the protein MRDGKLIEGLRRGDEKAFRILYREYAGKIGSIARSYLGSDDVDDVVQDVMLRIFKSIRKFKGDSKLSTWIYRITVNVCKDYLARYKRRSEILTDFAEDEEHPTQHPVSEIDTEESVVGELEYERIVNALEKLSPEDRLLIKLRDVDGLSYEEISRIVSKPIGSVKSSLHYARKRLKKLLEEAHNE from the coding sequence ATGCGCGACGGAAAACTCATTGAGGGATTGAGACGCGGTGATGAGAAAGCCTTTAGGATTCTTTATAGAGAGTACGCAGGAAAGATCGGGTCCATAGCGAGATCTTACTTGGGTTCCGACGACGTTGACGATGTGGTACAGGATGTGATGTTGAGAATCTTTAAAAGTATAAGGAAGTTCAAGGGAGACTCAAAGCTTTCAACGTGGATATACAGGATAACCGTCAACGTGTGTAAAGATTATCTGGCGAGGTACAAAAGAAGGAGCGAAATTCTGACGGACTTTGCTGAAGACGAGGAACATCCGACCCAACATCCTGTTTCAGAGATCGATACGGAAGAATCAGTTGTGGGCGAACTGGAGTACGAGAGGATCGTCAACGCGCTCGAGAAGCTATCACCTGAAGATAGATTGCTCATCAAGCTGCGGGATGTGGATGGTTTGAGTTACGAAGAAATAAGCAGGATCGTCTCAAAACCAATCGGAAGTGTCAAAAGCAGTCTACACTACGCGAGAAAGAGATTAAAGAAGTTGCTGGAGGAGGCTCACAATGAGTGA
- a CDS encoding radical SAM protein, whose translation MNRSKMRALIIDGYVDEPAALGVPPYVSHYVRYAAGILMMKDFSVDYLTIDQLRGFTDLGRLRDYELVLIVGGVAVPGKYVGGEPIKPFEVEKIFKSLPPSCLRLLAGPYARFQAARGGTFATTKLLGADACLGPDLAVELYNFLFKTERQSNDWSLVRQASALGASVIKQHPRYPNIICEIELSRGCERRTHCSFCIEPVFYPKFTSRPVEDVVEEVAELYRQGCRAFRFGRSANVLAYFSERNAGRPVPEVFEELYRSVWSSCPELEVLHHDNANPMYIVQYEKECRRILETMVKYNTPADVLSFGVESFDVNVLRKNNIANEPEKILRAIEIVNEIGATRVDGIPKLLPGLNLLYGLIGETKQTYEENLKWLRKILERGLLVRRINIRQVIVEPGTPLWRYAQIKKLKGPDPRLYKVYREIVRREIDVPMFKRVVPEGSVLRKVYPEYREGKITFARQLGTYPFLVGIVGKIENPVDVVVVDHGPRSLTVLKYPVNLNTASHDELKYLPGIGEKRASRIILSRPIKSYEHLKEILEDEAIVERLQRIGVVL comes from the coding sequence ATGAATCGATCGAAAATGCGTGCCCTGATAATCGATGGCTACGTGGATGAACCTGCCGCACTGGGTGTGCCCCCATACGTCAGTCACTACGTTCGATACGCCGCAGGTATCTTGATGATGAAAGACTTTTCAGTCGACTATCTCACGATAGATCAGCTGCGTGGTTTTACTGACCTCGGCAGGTTGAGAGATTACGAACTCGTTCTCATCGTTGGTGGGGTCGCTGTACCTGGAAAATACGTTGGTGGCGAGCCGATCAAACCGTTCGAAGTTGAAAAGATCTTCAAGAGTTTGCCTCCATCCTGTTTGCGTTTGCTGGCAGGGCCTTACGCCCGCTTCCAGGCAGCCCGGGGTGGAACGTTCGCGACAACAAAGCTTCTGGGTGCCGACGCGTGTCTCGGACCAGACCTGGCGGTAGAACTGTACAATTTTCTGTTCAAAACTGAGCGACAGAGTAACGATTGGAGCCTGGTGAGGCAGGCGAGTGCGCTCGGTGCCAGTGTTATCAAGCAGCATCCACGTTATCCTAACATCATCTGCGAGATAGAGCTTTCCAGGGGTTGTGAGAGACGAACGCACTGTTCCTTCTGCATCGAACCTGTCTTCTATCCGAAGTTCACTTCCAGGCCTGTTGAGGATGTGGTCGAAGAAGTGGCAGAACTCTACAGGCAAGGCTGCAGGGCCTTCAGGTTCGGCCGGTCAGCGAACGTTCTGGCGTACTTTTCTGAAAGAAATGCGGGCAGACCTGTTCCAGAGGTGTTCGAAGAGCTGTATCGGAGTGTGTGGAGCAGTTGTCCTGAACTAGAAGTCCTTCACCACGACAACGCGAACCCGATGTACATCGTGCAGTACGAGAAGGAGTGCCGCAGAATACTTGAAACGATGGTCAAATACAACACACCTGCCGACGTGCTATCTTTCGGTGTGGAAAGCTTCGATGTCAACGTGCTGAGAAAAAACAACATAGCGAACGAACCAGAAAAAATCCTGAGGGCGATCGAAATCGTCAACGAGATAGGTGCCACGAGAGTCGACGGCATTCCGAAGCTCTTGCCCGGGCTGAATTTGCTTTACGGTTTGATCGGCGAGACAAAACAGACTTACGAAGAGAACCTGAAATGGCTCAGAAAGATTCTTGAACGGGGATTGCTCGTGAGGAGGATAAACATCAGGCAGGTGATCGTCGAGCCCGGAACACCCCTGTGGCGCTACGCGCAGATCAAGAAACTGAAGGGACCGGATCCAAGGCTTTACAAAGTTTACAGAGAGATCGTCAGGCGTGAGATAGACGTTCCCATGTTCAAGCGAGTCGTTCCCGAAGGCAGCGTGCTCAGAAAGGTTTATCCTGAGTATCGTGAAGGCAAAATCACCTTTGCCCGCCAGCTGGGTACGTACCCCTTCCTGGTGGGGATCGTTGGAAAGATAGAGAATCCAGTGGACGTCGTCGTCGTGGACCACGGCCCAAGGTCTCTCACGGTACTGAAGTATCCTGTGAATCTGAACACGGCGAGTCACGATGAACTCAAATATCTGCCCGGAATCGGTGAGAAAAGGGCGAGCAGGATAATCCTTTCCCGTCCGATTAAAAGTTACGAGCATCTCAAAGAGATCCTGGAAGATGAAGCGATCGTCGAGAGACTCCAGCGGATCGGTGTTGTGTTATGA
- the hisS gene encoding histidine--tRNA ligase, producing MKYERIKGTQDVFGEEVNYWYFIEENARTVANLYGYEEIRTPIIEPTELFVRGVGEETDIVQKEMYTFTDKGGRSITLRPEGTAPTVRAFIENSLINEGLPQRFFYIGPMFRYERPQAGRLRQFHQFGVELIGSAHPSADVEVLLVAKHFLDRIGVRDYVVHLNSIGCPRCRPTYRQKLKEYYESHFDQLCDDCKRRLNTNVLRLLDCKIDAALAEGAPKSFEFLCDDCRAHYEELKQRLVYLKFEFVEDGTLVRGLDYYTRTVFEVRHRELGAQNTILAGGRYDGLFEELGGQPTPALGFASGIERLILTLKNQGVQVARKEKCSVYIATLGLKASIEGFRIAEELRKKGVPVVTDVNDRKLNAQLKHANKLGARVAVILGDDELARSIAHVKLLENFTQVEVSLDVVVEYVIELLQSRT from the coding sequence TTGAAATACGAAAGGATCAAGGGTACACAGGACGTGTTCGGTGAAGAGGTGAACTACTGGTACTTCATCGAGGAGAATGCTCGCACGGTTGCAAACCTTTACGGTTACGAGGAGATAAGGACTCCCATAATAGAACCCACCGAACTGTTCGTGCGGGGCGTCGGAGAGGAAACCGACATCGTCCAGAAGGAGATGTACACGTTTACGGACAAGGGTGGTCGAAGCATCACGCTCAGACCCGAAGGTACGGCCCCCACGGTTCGTGCGTTCATAGAGAATTCCCTGATCAACGAGGGCCTTCCCCAGAGATTCTTTTACATAGGTCCGATGTTCCGTTATGAGAGACCCCAGGCGGGGCGCCTGAGACAGTTCCATCAGTTCGGTGTTGAGCTCATCGGATCAGCTCACCCATCTGCAGATGTAGAAGTTCTGCTTGTTGCAAAACACTTCCTTGACAGGATTGGCGTTCGCGACTATGTGGTGCATCTGAATTCGATCGGTTGCCCCAGGTGCAGACCCACGTACAGACAGAAGCTGAAAGAGTACTACGAATCACATTTCGATCAACTCTGTGACGATTGCAAACGTCGTCTGAACACGAACGTGCTCAGGCTGCTCGACTGCAAGATCGATGCAGCTCTTGCCGAGGGAGCACCTAAGTCGTTCGAATTTCTCTGCGACGATTGTCGTGCGCACTACGAAGAGTTGAAACAGAGGCTTGTCTATCTGAAGTTCGAATTCGTCGAGGATGGAACGCTCGTCAGGGGGTTGGATTATTACACGAGGACCGTCTTTGAAGTGCGGCACAGAGAACTCGGTGCCCAGAACACGATCCTGGCTGGGGGAAGGTACGACGGCCTGTTCGAAGAGCTTGGAGGTCAGCCCACACCTGCACTCGGTTTTGCCAGTGGAATAGAGAGGCTCATCCTCACGTTGAAGAACCAGGGCGTGCAGGTTGCACGAAAAGAAAAGTGCTCTGTGTACATCGCAACCCTGGGATTGAAAGCTTCGATCGAGGGGTTCAGGATCGCCGAAGAGCTGAGGAAAAAGGGTGTGCCGGTCGTCACGGATGTCAACGATAGAAAGCTCAACGCCCAGTTGAAGCACGCGAACAAGCTGGGTGCCAGGGTGGCGGTGATTCTCGGCGACGATGAACTGGCAAGATCGATCGCCCACGTGAAACTGCTCGAGAATTTCACCCAGGTGGAAGTCAGCCTCGATGTGGTGGTTGAATACGTGATCGAATTGCTTCAGTCTCGCACCTGA
- the glyA gene encoding serine hydroxymethyltransferase: protein MWEHVKLVDPEIYEVIVNELKRQEYGLELIASENFVSPAVMEAMGSVLTNKYAEGYPGKRYYGGCEWVDKAEELARERAKQLFKVKYANVQPHSGSQANMAAYLAVAEPGDVLMGMSLSHGGHLTHGANVNFSGKFFRVVQYGVDPKTETIDYDAVRKLALEHKPKIIVAGGSAYSRIIDFKKFREIADEVGAYLIVDMAHFAGLVAAGLYPNPAEYAHIVTSTTHKTLRGPRGGLILTNDAELYKQINKWVFPGTQGGPLMHVIAAKAVCFKEALSPGFVEYQKQIVVNAKALAEELSRLGLRIVSNGTDTHLMLVDLTPLNVTGKAAEKALESCGITVNKNTIPNETRPPFVASGIRIGTPAVTTRGMKEAEMKQIARLIYRVLSSITDEEGTIPDAVQSEVQMQVKQLCEKFPLYINKISF from the coding sequence ATGTGGGAACACGTTAAGCTCGTCGATCCTGAAATATACGAAGTGATCGTGAACGAACTGAAGAGACAGGAGTACGGTCTGGAATTGATCGCATCCGAAAACTTCGTCTCACCGGCCGTGATGGAAGCTATGGGCAGCGTGCTGACAAACAAGTACGCGGAAGGTTACCCCGGAAAGCGCTATTACGGAGGCTGCGAATGGGTCGACAAAGCAGAAGAGCTCGCCAGAGAGAGGGCCAAACAGCTGTTCAAAGTCAAGTACGCCAACGTTCAGCCTCACTCAGGTTCTCAGGCGAACATGGCTGCTTACCTCGCCGTGGCCGAGCCCGGGGACGTGCTGATGGGTATGAGCCTGTCACACGGAGGACATTTGACGCACGGTGCGAATGTTAACTTTTCCGGAAAGTTCTTTAGGGTAGTTCAGTACGGAGTGGATCCTAAAACCGAAACGATAGACTACGATGCGGTCAGGAAACTCGCGCTCGAGCACAAGCCAAAGATCATCGTGGCCGGCGGAAGTGCGTATTCGCGGATCATAGATTTCAAGAAGTTCCGTGAGATCGCGGACGAGGTGGGGGCTTATCTGATCGTCGACATGGCACATTTCGCAGGTCTGGTGGCGGCAGGACTCTACCCAAATCCTGCAGAATACGCACACATCGTGACTTCCACCACGCACAAAACACTCAGAGGCCCAAGGGGAGGGCTGATACTGACGAACGACGCAGAACTTTACAAGCAGATCAACAAGTGGGTCTTTCCCGGAACTCAAGGTGGGCCTCTCATGCACGTGATCGCGGCGAAGGCCGTGTGCTTCAAAGAAGCGCTCAGTCCCGGGTTCGTGGAATACCAGAAACAGATCGTGGTGAACGCAAAAGCGCTCGCTGAAGAGTTGTCAAGGCTCGGTTTGAGGATCGTTTCGAACGGTACGGACACGCACCTCATGCTGGTCGATCTGACCCCACTGAACGTGACGGGAAAGGCTGCCGAAAAAGCCCTTGAAAGCTGTGGAATAACTGTGAACAAGAACACCATTCCAAACGAAACGCGCCCGCCTTTCGTGGCAAGCGGTATACGCATCGGCACACCGGCAGTCACCACGAGGGGAATGAAAGAAGCCGAGATGAAACAGATAGCGCGCCTCATATACAGGGTCCTTTCGAGCATAACAGACGAGGAAGGTACCATACCAGATGCCGTTCAGAGCGAGGTCCAGATGCAGGTCAAACAGCTTTGCGAGAAGTTTCCTCTTTACATCAACAAGATAAGCTTCTGA